The Raphanus sativus cultivar WK10039 unplaced genomic scaffold, ASM80110v3 Scaffold1373, whole genome shotgun sequence DNA segment GGGTATTTCTCATTAAAATCCGATGTATTTAGCTTTGGAGTTTTGGTTTTGGAGATAGTGTCAGGAAGAAGAAACCGCGGTTTTTGCAATGAAGAACATAAGCTTAACCTTCTTGGACACGTAAGTGGAAGCAACACAACTTAGCTCATCTTAGCTTCAGTACTCATAAGTTTCTATTTTTAGGCTTGGAGGCAATACAAAGAAGATAAGGCATGTGAGTTAATCGATGAAGCTTTAAGGGAATCGTGTACCGATGTTTCTGAAGTGTTAAGAGCGATTCATATTGGTCTATTATGCGTACAACAAGATCCCCAAGATAGGCCAACCATGTCAGCGGTGGTTCTGATGCTGAGTAGTGACATGTTGCTTCTTGATCCGAAAGAGCCTGGGTTTTACAACGAACGAAATCTCTTGTATTCTGACACTACATCGATTAATCTGGAGGTTCCTTCCAAAAATTTTCAAACTATGAGTGTAATAGATCCTAGATAAACCTTGTAATCCCTCTTTGTATATTCTATAATCTCTAACTATTtttgtgtaaaaaaaaaaactgtttttgcgttttgttttgtctttggtgaaatattattattacacTACATTTTACCAAGCATAGTTTATACATGATCTTTATTTCTTCTAACGACCTTGTATCATTGTAATGGAAACTAGGTTTACCGAACGACTTAGAGATGAAGAAACATCTGGAACGTTCCGGTTAGTGAAAAAGCCTGGTTGTTTTGGATCAGGGAGAGAACCATCACTCCCAAACATCAACACAACAGAAGCCATGTTTGGTCTGTCTTCTGGTTTCTGTTGAACACAAAGCAAAGCCACATGGATGCATCTTAGAATCTCGGAGACAACACATGTCTCTTCCAGCAAATCTTCCTCTGGTACTTCTATTGCTCTGTCTTCAACCCACAGTTTCCACACCTAATACAAAAAAACAGGAGAtagctttaaatatttttcacatGGAGACACTATGAACTTCAGATAATATTAGATTAAAGTTAACTCAAGATTAAGGTTTTATTCAAGAAGAATGATCTTACGTGTCCAAGAAGGTTAAGATCATGATCTGCATGATGAAACCCACGGTTAGTCTTGCCGGTTATGATCTCAAGTACTAATACACCAAAGCTGAACACATCGGATTTCACTGAGAAGTGTCCATCAATTGCATACTCCGGAGGCATATAACCACTGCAAGTAGTTATGGCCAAGCAGAGCATTATAAACTCTATAACcaatatggcaatatctcaAAATATGAGTAAATATATAGAGATAGAGGGTGATAAGAGTGTCCTTACTATGTACCCACGACTCTGTTTGTGCTTGATTCACTCTGATCTCCACCAAAAGATTTGGCTAGTCCAAAATCTGAGATCTTAGGGTTCATATCATTATCTAGTAAAACATTTCCAGCTTTTAGATCTCTATGTATGATCCTCAACCTCGAATCTTGATGAAGATAAAGAAGCCCTCGTGCAATTCCATAGATAATGTTACTCCTCTTCTTCCAATCTAACTCTCTACGTCTCCTTTCATCTTTATTAACAATCATTTCAGAATTAGTAAGTTATGCAATATGGGCATTACCATATAACAAGCTATAAACATATGATGAAATTTGAGTTTATATAGTAATAACATACCGAAGATAAAGAAGTCTAAGCTTTTGTTAGGCATATACTCATAGATCAACATACGTTCTTCACCTTGAATGCAACATCCTAAAAGCCTCACAAGGTTACGATGTTGAAGTTTTGCTATTAGTTTAACTTCATTCTTGAATTCTACCACTCCTTGTCCTGAGTTTTCACATAACCTCTTCACTGCAATCTCTTGTCCATC contains these protein-coding regions:
- the LOC130504136 gene encoding G-type lectin S-receptor-like serine/threonine-protein kinase SD1-1; its protein translation is MVVGSVLGITFVLVIVFACYRKKIMKRYHGESLIKGIREEDMDVDLPILDIKTIYMATDDFSYINFLGRGGFGPVYKGKLEDGQEIAVKRLCENSGQGVVEFKNEVKLIAKLQHRNLVRLLGCCIQGEERMLIYEYMPNKSLDFFIFDERRRRELDWKKRSNIIYGIARGLLYLHQDSRLRIIHRDLKAGNVLLDNDMNPKISDFGLAKSFGGDQSESSTNRVVGTYGYMPPEYAIDGHFSVKSDVFSFGVLVLEIITGKTNRGFHHADHDLNLLGHVWKLWVEDRAIEVPEEDLLEETCVVSEILRCIHVALLCVQQKPEDRPNMASVVLMFGSDGSLPDPKQPGFFTNRNVPDVSSSLSRSVNLVSITMIQGR